The Tripterygium wilfordii isolate XIE 37 chromosome 23, ASM1340144v1, whole genome shotgun sequence genomic sequence ATCACGTTTGTTGTCATTGACTTTGCCATCGAAGTAGTACACCTGGAAGCAGCTAATCTAACGGCAACATGGTTATGGCGAACACATTTAAAGATGCACGGCAGCAATGTTAGCAGCTTCGGTTGCAGTGACTCATCCAGCAATGGAGCAATAGAGCGTACAACCTGCTAATCAGAAACCAgtaaaaattaacaaataataaaagAGAAGAACAAGACCATTGTTCTTAGAGTACTCAAATTCTTAGCTCCTAATCAAAAATTTGTACGCCGAGAAGCTTTAATTCTATCAAATCTCAAGAAGTCCACAACAATGAATCAGATAAGAGATGCAAACAGGCTTCGCACGGCTTCTACAAAGACAATATTAGTAAAAGGCTGATCTAGAAACAAAAGCAGCATCTACTTGCTATGTAACTACATGATATCCAGAAGGACAAGAGGAAGCAGAACAACCGCATATCAAGAAGCTATGGTGTAAACCAATGATTTCAATTCTGGACAGCATTACCAGGAAAGAACCTATGGTGTAAAGTAAACCATGAAAAAGCAGCAGACAACCATCTCTAGACCAAGATTTTTCACCCCCTACAAGCACACTCTTCGCATCCTAAAaatttggtatctttaactaaatGGAGCTCCTAGTTGAAGTGATAGCTTTTAAATGTTGATATGATTTGCAGATCAGACTACATAAAGTGGCACCATTTTTTACCGGAACTCTTCAACACTACATTCCACCTATTCCAAATCATTGGTCTAACCATTAAGCTGCCGACAACAAAATATTCACTGTTTTCACTTCATATTTTATCatgtggtagagttgcaggaaTGCAACATAGAGGTCACAGGTAGGTTCAGTTCCTGTAAACAacatcttcacatattatgtgggggtaaggtttgccTACATCCTACTTATCCCCGAACCCGCCCACTGTGGGATTCTTATGCACGGGAGTTCTATAcctttttatttatgttttgccTACAATTTTTGGCACACTTTATCTAAAGTGCCATACTTCAAaaggaaaatatgaaaaatttgGAGAAATTAAAGAACTtattttatgtatatgtattattcTGTATTTACTGAATAAGACACCTAATCAGAAAATTCTCAAATTATCAAAATGCTAAGCATACTATCGAATTTAAAAAACCAGTAGAAGTGTTGATGCAATTAAAAAACTGGAAAATAATAACCTGGATATTATTTATAAGAATTTGAGGATCCTTCACTGATTCAATAGCTAGCGTGATTTGTTTCTCGTCAGCAGGAATAGGCTTTAATATCTCAGTGAGGCAATCCCACAATTTGGGAAGCTTATCGAAAAGTAAAGGGCCAACATTCTTGCAGAGATGCTTCAATGCAAGTTCAGATCCCCGCCTGCTAATAAAACCCTCAAGTTTTGACCTGTCTTCACCACCAGCGAGCATATTAACCCTTGACTTCTGCTTTCCAGAACTACTTCCAAATGAGAGGAAATCCTGATCATCAATATTCTCCATGGAACTTATCACAGCGGCTAATGGCGTCTCACATGGATCAAGGCATGTTAAACTACAAATGTTCTTGATTAATTTATCATTCGGGCCAGGCTTACGAGTAGTACAATGAAAAATAAGCTCAGCAAGTGCCTCAGCAGCCTTCTGTTGTAAAACTTGCTCCTTCAAAAAGGGAAAGAATATAGGTTAAAAATATCTGAATATTTTTCCAGTTTGTGTTCAGAATTGTACCAAAACTGAAAAGCCTACCTGCTCTCTTTTTATTGAAGCCATCAAAGGTAATATTATAGGATTCAGTCGTGTAGGAAGCTCTGACATCCATACAACTGCAGCAGCAACCAATGCAGTCACAGTAACATGTAAATTGCTCTGCAGATTGTTccagaaaaaaaattacaaaagagaatagaaaaagaaaataaggatTAACATAATCAAAATCTCACAGTTGGCAATAAAACAAAAGGAACCTGGAACTTTTCCGTACATTACACAAGTGCAAGGCAAAAGAAGATATGTGAGTTGTGTGGAtcagaaaggaaaaaacaatTGCAATTACAGTCATACAAAATCTCCAGCCAGCAAAATTTAGATCATACCTAAACATAAAGCATGACATTAAAGTTAGAAAACTGCACATCATAGATGAAATATCACAGAGAGTATACCTGAACACATTTTAAATAGCCTGACGTTGCCAAAAGCCGTTGTTTCAAAGATTCTATTTCATCGGTAATGTGCATTTCCAATGATTCCTTCCCAATAGTATCACTACATATTGGCAGTAATTTTGACGCAAAATCGATAGCATCATCTGCAGTCCAGCTCTCCAAATCGGATTTAATAGTTGATAATATTTTCTCAAACAAACCAGAGGACTCAACAACATGCAACAACTGACTAGCCTCATTGCGCATTTTGGCATATGTTCTCGAGAGCTCAGCGTAAGGGAGGAGTGACTCTTTTGTCGGGAATGCAGGGTCTGAACATGCTAACAGATCCAACAGCACCACCTTGATGTGATTTGGAAAAGAATGCATTAAGTTATGCAGTCCCACAGTTTTAAACTCTTTGAACCATGAAATAAGTACCATGGCTGCCACCTGATAAAACAGAAATTAACCAGGGAAAGAGAAAGACTTGCAGCATGAAGAGTAAATGGCATCAGTAATTAATTTAAGGATTTAGAAAACTACCTGTCGCTGGACCCCAGATAAAGAGGTAAGAGCATTCTGAAGCGGCTCAATTACATATTGCATAGACTCTTCACGCAATTTAGAGGCGAAAATACCCAATGCAGATGCAGTGACAACTCGGGTATTAGTTACAGATATGTCAGCATCAGCGCCAACAATTATCTTAACAGAATTGGCAGAAGTATCCCCAAATCTCTCTGGGGGAATAGTAATTTTCACAGACTCTAAGCCAACATCTCTACCATCATTTTCAAGCATCACAGCCCTCATTTTAGCAGCTGCTCTAAAGTGACTCTTCCGAGGAGGAGCAACAGGCCAAAACATTTTTGAAGCATCCAGTGGTGAACCAAATGGAGTACTTGTAAGTTCTATCCAAGACGACAAATATGACCTCGCAGCAGCTTCCAAGTCCTCTACTTCACACTGATATTTGTCAAAAACCACCTCAGTGAGTTCCCCGCGCCAAAGGAAAAGATGAAAGAAGTTTGAAGGACAGAATATAGAGaagttcaatttatttattttttaaaaaaagagcttCAGTTAGAAATAGGCAATTGATCAAATACAACAAATTTCGAGTGTCCCACTCGACTTCAAAAAATATAGAAGACATCATAAATATGGAATCAATCAGCAACTTCAACAGAGAAGTCGCAAAGTTGACTGCACAAACCCTAAATACGGAAGATAATTGAACCACTCAAAAATACCATTCTGCAAAATCGGAGCATTTATTTGTACCAAAAGAACATGCTTCAATCgagaaaaatttgaaaatctcaattagaaaccaatttcttgctcaagtgcATTCCAATTAAAAGCAAATTAAAAGGATATCATATACTTTATAATTACATCCAACTGCCAGTGCATCCATACACATATTGCATTTTTGTGCTGATACACTCCAGCGTGCATCATTCTCCCATTGGAAGGATTAAAACTACAGGCATTTTGCCAAAACCACATTTTCCAGGATCAAAAAATTGCCAAACAAATTGAAAAGATAGAACTAAACCACCAATAATGACGTAAGATTTGGGGGAAAGTTCTATAACAGGCAAAGAACTAGCAAATTGATGTGGAAGCTACAATAACAATCATAAGTGCATGCAGCTTATAACAAACTGCAAAATCTAAATATCAACAGGTGAGATGAAAATTCTATCATAatagacaagaaaaaaaaattaaaaaaaaaacaatttaagGAAAATAATTTCAATGGTTGCAAACCTAGAATCAACCTCGATGCGTAGTTCCCAAACATAAACACAccaaaaggaaagaaataataaatataaggaGTGGTGACATCATCAGAGTGCTCTCTCTAAATTTGATATTCAATAATTCAATGGCAGCATTCAACAACACACCTCAATTTAAAGGAGGGCGAGAAGAAGGTCAGGGACTGATAAGAGCTCATTCACAGACACGATCAATAAaactttaagacactaaatgtGCTACTAGTAGTGACTTGATTTATGGAGTACATACTATCTtaatgtgtaattttgaactcaatttgAGGAAATTTTCACTTATAAAAACATAGTAAGATGAGCGACCAccaacaaaatgtcactttACTCATCCATCATTGTATTTGTATCACACTTTTGGATACCATGGAAATGATGCTGTGCTTTCTCTTCCAGACCACATTGAACTCTCTAAATATACACagtaaataaggaaaaaaagaaatgcCAAAAGGGGAAATGTTGAGTATTTCATGCATCCTCAATAAACAAACAACCTGAACAAGGAGCCGCCAAACTGTCTCTGAACAGTGCAAAATTTCCTCATTTGATTCCAGCAACAAATTCTGGAAAACAATCCGTAGGGTGTCACCCAAAATAAAAGAAGGCCAAAAAGAACTGCCCTGTATCTCAGAAATGTTCCTTTTGTGACCAGCTTCAAGCAGTCGCTCCTGTGAAATGAAACTTCAGTAAATTAGACCTAGAGCATAGTTGTTTTCATGAcgtaggaagcacggacacttaCACAAGGTAAATTCTAtcccaaaaagaaagaaaaacgcTTAAGGGAATACTCAGATAAAAACAATagtaaaaatccaaaaaaaaaaaaaacgaaagagCTTACCAAAGTTCTTATAGCTGAATAACGAACTGATGTGATACTATGCCTCATAAATGGCCATAATCGTGGTGCCAGCGTTGACAGCATGTAAGGATTTTCCTGTGAATCCCTTTCTTCTCCGACATCATCAACGTTAACTACCTCATTTAGATCAAACTCTTGTTTATCTCCTGAAGCTGATGCCTCTGACCTCTTTGGAATCATATCTTCTTGGGAATAGATTTCGGCCAATAGATTCATCACACTGCAAACAAGAAACAGGGTTTTAAGAAATAAGAGACAGTATTGGAACTTAACTTACAACATGGCATTAATGTGAATGGCCCAACTCATCATGATCCCCCTGCCTCATATTCTTTGTAATCTTTTGAAGATGAATGATGAATAAGACAATAATGCCTCTTTTTTAAAGTAATCTTGGTAAATATAGTCAGCTGGGCTTCAGTCAGGACTCAGAATTGATACTAGTTTTCAAATAACAATATGGAGTCATGTTAATTCAGAATTAAGGGTAAATTTCATAGCAAGACTCAAAAAAGCAGCACGAAAATAAGGACCTTCTCTAACCCTTAAAATTCCTATTCTTTGTGAATAATGCATTAATGAGATCTTTCATATCATATTAAACAGGGAAGTGCAGACTATCTACAttattccaaacataacttcagAAAATTGCATGCCAAGTGTTGAAATTCTATGTAGATTATGGTTAACAAAAGCTTAAGATGCATTCTCGGATTCCAGGGCAAGCAGACAAatgaataacaaaatcaagtaAGCTACacagtttcttcttctttgacaAAAACAGTCCGTAAAACAGTTGAAATGCCTGCATGCACTCGTGCAACATACATCGGAGTTTATCAAAAGATTACATAAAATACAAGACAGTACACCTGTAGAATGATTTTAAAAATGACTGCAAAGCAGAAATACAAACAAACCTGCTTGTAGACGGACTTAGATCGTCCAAATCTAATAAAATGTCCCAGAGGAGCATAACAATTGAATGCAATGTTTGACCCCTTAGAGCAACAATAGCACCCGCAGTAGGAACCAAGGCGTCTGCAGCAACTGCCCGGACATCATCATCTGGGTCCTCCAAACCAGCTTTGCACGCAGGGAGAACGCAACCAAGCAAATCGGGCAGCATCTCCTAgagttaaataaaaaaaagagcttcaatgaaataatttttttccaataataCATAAACAATGTTGAGGAAAGGTAACATTACAAGGGTCATGGGGTCAATGATACAAAATATTGCTAGGGTGAAGCCTTGGGTTCAAATCCCAGAAACGGCCCCTCTGCATTACGGATTCTGCATACATCATGCCCTTCCCTAACCCCACCTCCATTTCAGGAGTGATGCAAGCCAGAGTTGCTTATCTTCTTTACCAAGGAAAGGTGCAAATAGCATGCCCTTACACAGAGGAGAACAATATATTCCACCAAATATGGTAATATGTTTTGAGCCATCACAATAGGCTGGTCCCActaacaactttttttttttttcattcagaAAAATTCTTTCATAACATAAATGCCCCACCACACCAAAAGAAAAGAGTTGATAACCACCTATTCCTAACAACCCATGAAGGTATTCTCCCTGACAACTCTTCCATCTCTCTCTCCAAATAGTCCGCCAAATCATTAAAAGGATATCATCTGCAATTCCTCTACGATTCTTTGAAGTGTTATTAAAATATAACCAAAAAAAGTGCTATTAAAATTCCACAAGTTAACATCCACATCAATCTGGCCATCACCCAATAAATTCCCATAATAATAGGCTAATAGCTGCCATTGTACAAATGCTTCTAGTCCCTCAAAACCAATAAGGAATATGATCAACTGGTTCTCCCCAATTTTGCAAAGAAGTCACCAACTTAATAAGTATGTGACCTCTTTGAAATGGTATGCTAACACGAACATATAATACAAATAGATATATAACACACGGAAGCTTGACAATTAAAGCAAAGGTCTATTAGCAATGTATGGCAAGAAAATTCATATAAGAGAGGATCTAAAAACATCATATTCATCATTAATTGTACAAGTTATCTATTTCTTGAAAGCCCAAATTTTGTAGTAAAGGTACATTTCAGGTGAAGGTGAATTTTATAATGAATAAGACCTACATTTATCTATTTCTCGAATAAGTAGGACATTTCAAGCTTGACAAATCATATGACGTGCATGAGCTATAATATTGTCTACCTCTGTAACTCTCATGGAATGAGTCTTACATCATTATCTATTTCGTAAAATGTTGACCTATGACCCGCACTAACAATATGATTGATAACTTCCATACAACATCTTCAATTATGCAGAAAGACttaattttactcttttttttcgaaggtataaaaaaattttactaAGGAAGaatagctctctctctctcttacacacacacacacacacacacatattaggTATACATTAGTTGGGGGAACCAAGGAGGAGACATTTTCACACTACCCAGGGGGAAAAAAGGAGAAATGGGGATGGCGTCTAGAGGATAAAAGATACCTTTTACTTTCAGGAGTAATTTTCAATAATCAAGATGCATCTCAGGAAAATATCTCAAAGTTTTCTTAAAAAGGGTTTCAACcacaacccaacccaaccaatCTCATCTAACCCAGTTGCTCATCCCCGGCCCAAATAATATCTCAAACAATACAATGAGCCAACAATTCAGCAGCTTTATAGTAACCTATATAGAGAAATCTGTTGCAGGCCTAGTCTTACCTGTCTTACAGCAACCAAATACTTGATACCCAAAAGACTTCCATGACGGATTTCCCATTCTGGCCTACGCTGAACAAAGAAGAATGAGGGGGAAAATAAAAATTCCCAAATAAGAGCACTGTTACAAGAAGTCAGTTGTTTACATCATGATGGAGGAAAAAAGGCATATTTCTTGAGTAATTTTTACCTGCATTTTAAGCAAGATATTCAGTGTTTCATGGACTAAAGAAGGGTGCATATACTTAAAAACAGCACCTAATGCTTGTGCACAAGTTTCCCGAACTGGAGCAATCACTTGATCAGATACATAATCTCCAAAACTGGccaagaaaaatgaaaacattACACATTCGAGAGAAAATTATATATGGAAATAAAATGAGAAAGATCCAAAACATCACACCTGGGAAATATGGAATAAATTTCAATACATGTGAAATTAAAAGCAGTAGCATCATAAATTATCCCAAAGGTTAAAAAGTTTGCTTCAACAATAACAATATATTGAAAACGGTACGCAGCATCCAATTCACAATCAAATCATAATGGATGGAGGGAACAAATGCTTACCGATCTAGACATAACACACATAAGAAACGAATAGCACAATCTTGAAGAAATTCACTATTTTTGGTCCAAGAatgtctagctagtttagccaaGTTCATCAGCTCACAAGGAAGAGTTCTGAGTATCTCGGAATTTCCAGAGGAGCCCTTTGACTCCACGAAGTCTATAGCCTCTTTAGACTGACAAGACACACCATCAAGGTAAGCTTCAGGGTCCACTTTTACAGAACTAACATCAGGGTGACCATTAACATGTCCTGTAGAGAGAGTACATTCAATATCTTCAATCTTTACACAAACGTTGATGTTAGCAGAGTTACTGCTTGAGACCATCATATTCATCGGTGGACATGATAGATCTTGAAACTTTGGTCGCTTCAGATTTGGCTCAGACACATCCCCTGGAACTTGCATATTCAAATCAATTTCTCTGTTCCTTTTCGTTGTAGCTGAATAATCTTTATCCTTCGACTCAAAATATAGGGAAAACTCTGAGCTTAAATCAGGCATGAATACTCCAGCAGAAGCACCTTGATAGGTTAAGATTTCTCTCAAGGCCATGACACTGCCATGACGAACCTCCCATACTGCCAATGGATATTCATGGAAGCCATCATCTAACTAGAAAAACCATGAAAACACTTCTAAACAAGTGAGAAGAAGGTTGAGCTCACCGGGATCAAACATATCAAGGATGAGTTGTTCAACAAAGCTATGAAATGGCCACTGCCCATCTCCATCATGCGCATAGCTGTCTTCATCAAAATCTACCTGCACAAGAACACAGTATAAATTTACATATGACACAGAACATTATCAAGTAGAAACAAGAAAAGGCAGATAAGCTGTACAGCCAAGCAGCCAAAATCATGTATTGTAGAGCTTAACAATATCCCAAGTTTTCCACAGAAGGATTTGATTGATAAGCCGGTCAACATCATTTGGTCAAAATCATTTATTTTCTCTGGAATAAggaaaaagacaaatataagaaATTTACTTCTACTAGACAATTGGAAGAGATGAAGGAAGCATTACACAATTCAAACTTTCAGGTTCTCCGCCATGTATAGAACATTTATTCCAACACCTAACAAGCCTGGACAGTTCCGAGTTCCGACCCATTACACAGCCTAACAAGGTAGATGTCGTTATGGACTCTCTTTCGCTTTTATTAAACCTGCCTTTTGAGGATATCTTTGAACTTGCGTAGATGGGTTCGAAAAAGGTCGAAGAGCTATTACCTTTTTTCTTGGATCAATCCATGTCTTAACATGTAtggtattttataaaaattattaaatttatacATACTTCCGAGAAAACAACATTATTAATGGCTTGTCATG encodes the following:
- the LOC119992628 gene encoding TATA-binding protein-associated factor BTAF1, whose translation is MAQQQSSRLNRLLTLLDTGSTQATRFTAARQIGDIAKSHPQDLNSILKKVSQYLRSKNWDTRVAAAHAIGAVAQNVKHTSLSEIFASIESQISEVGVSGSVEDVVAWPDSHTKTVSNLTFRSFDVNKVLEFGALLASGGQEYDIVTENSKNPRERLARQKQNLRRRLGLDVCEQFMDVNDMIKDEDLILQKFHSEGNGMENRFYMPPSAHHINQFVARMVPSVVSRRPSARELNLLKRKAKINSKDQTKGWSEDGGTEVSNAHNVTTPKGSGPDSLSSIKVDFDEDSYAHDGDGQWPFHSFVEQLILDMFDPVWEVRHGSVMALREILTYQGASAGVFMPDLSSEFSLYFESKDKDYSATTKRNREIDLNMQVPGDVSEPNLKRPKFQDLSCPPMNMMVSSSNSANINVCVKIEDIECTLSTGHVNGHPDVSSVKVDPEAYLDGVSCQSKEAIDFVESKGSSGNSEILRTLPCELMNLAKLARHSWTKNSEFLQDCAIRFLCVLCLDRFGDYVSDQVIAPVRETCAQALGAVFKYMHPSLVHETLNILLKMQRRPEWEIRHGSLLGIKYLVAVRQEMLPDLLGCVLPACKAGLEDPDDDVRAVAADALVPTAGAIVALRGQTLHSIVMLLWDILLDLDDLSPSTSSVMNLLAEIYSQEDMIPKRSEASASGDKQEFDLNEVVNVDDVGEERDSQENPYMLSTLAPRLWPFMRHSITSVRYSAIRTLERLLEAGHKRNISEIQGSSFWPSFILGDTLRIVFQNLLLESNEEILHCSETVWRLLVQCEVEDLEAAARSYLSSWIELTSTPFGSPLDASKMFWPVAPPRKSHFRAAAKMRAVMLENDGRDVGLESVKITIPPERFGDTSANSVKIIVGADADISVTNTRVVTASALGIFASKLREESMQYVIEPLQNALTSLSGVQRQVAAMVLISWFKEFKTVGLHNLMHSFPNHIKVVLLDLLACSDPAFPTKESLLPYAELSRTYAKMRNEASQLLHVVESSGLFEKILSTIKSDLESWTADDAIDFASKLLPICSDTIGKESLEMHITDEIESLKQRLLATSGYLKCVQSNLHVTVTALVAAAVVWMSELPTRLNPIILPLMASIKREQEQVLQQKAAEALAELIFHCTTRKPGPNDKLIKNICSLTCLDPCETPLAAVISSMENIDDQDFLSFGSSSGKQKSRVNMLAGGEDRSKLEGFISRRGSELALKHLCKNVGPLLFDKLPKLWDCLTEILKPIPADEKQITLAIESVKDPQILINNIQVVRSIAPLLDESLQPKLLTLLPCIFKCVRHNHVAVRLAASRCTTSMAKSMTTNVMSAVIENAIPMLGDMTSVQVRQGAGMLISLLVHGLGAELVPYAPLLVVPLLKCMSDSDHSVRQSVTHSFAALVPLLPLARGLPLPSGLSEDLSRNAEDAKFLEQLLDNSHIDDYKLCTELRVTLRRYQQEGINWLGFLKRFKLHGILCDDMGLGKTLQASAIVASDIAEHHAVNNSEDMQSSLIVCPSTLVGHWVFEIEKYIDTSLVSTLQYVGSALERISLREHFDKYNVIITSYDVIRKDIDYLGKILWNYCILDEGHVIKNAKSKITVAVKQLKSVNRLILSGTPIQNNVMDLWSLFDFLMPGFLGTERQFHATYGKPLLAARDPKCSAKDAEAGALAMEALHKQVMPFLLRRTKDEVLSDLPEKIIQDRYCDLSPVQLELYEKFSGSHMRQEISSMVKVDESAGAEGNNSSPKASSHVFQALKYLLKLCSHPLLVFGEKTRESLASQISELFPSVSDIISELHKLHHSPKLVALQEILQECGIGVDASSSEGAVSVGQHRVLIFAQHKAFLDIIERDLFHSHMKNITYLRLDGSVEPEKRFEIVKTFNSDPTIDALLLTTHVGGLGLNLTSADTLVFMEHDWNPMRDLQAMDRAHRLGQRKVVNVHRLIMRGTLEEKVMGLQKFKVSVANAVINAENASLKTMNTDQLLDLFASAETSRMGGTVSKRSDRELDGDPKLMGTGKGLKAILGGLEDLWDQSQYTEEYNLDNFLGKLNV